A single region of the Chitinophaga niabensis genome encodes:
- a CDS encoding OPT family oligopeptide transporter, with protein MSDNKFKPFVAPEVKMKELTLKSILLGCLAGVIFGAATVYLALKAGLTVSASIPIAVIAITLGRKFFKTTILENNIIQTTGSAGESIAAGVVFTLPGFLFLSANEMGVSGGESYFDYLTILILAIFGGILGTLMMIPLRRSLIVKEHDTLPYPEGTACGSVLKAGEKGGEFAKTAFMGLGFALVYAILQRVLHVIVETPTFLTKQANKVFPSARLSGDITPEYLGVGYIIGPRIAGVLVAGGVLSWLCLIPLLASVVPGEVIASQLVKLGLLASLDTPGGSGNWDPLTRTFGNYSGAIYQAYVKQIGAGAVAAGGIITLIKTIPTIISSFKDSIGSLKEKQEGGAEVPRTERDISFKFVIFGSLALIVLMALLPQIPGESIWNKLLIGLLVVIFGAFFVTVSSRIVGLIGSSNNPISGMTIATIMGTCLIFMAVGWTGKVYEPMALVVGGMICIAAANAGATSQDLKSGYIVGATPKNQQIALFIGAIVSSLVIGWTVHILDTPTTEMVQNGIHHAIGTEKLAAPQATLMATLIKGIQGNNLDWQFVLVGVFIAITLELCGIKSLSFAVGVYLPLATTLPIFVGGAIRGLVEWKQKRSGIKQTAEEEELGKGNLFATGLVAGGAVAGVLVAVLSVNENVAASLQSISAEHGLSNVLGDGGYQVLGVLFFAVMGYVLYRIGRQKQAPIDNI; from the coding sequence ATGTCAGACAACAAATTTAAACCCTTCGTTGCGCCTGAAGTGAAGATGAAAGAATTGACCCTCAAGTCCATCCTCCTGGGATGCCTTGCCGGTGTGATATTTGGCGCCGCAACTGTATACCTGGCCCTCAAAGCAGGTTTGACTGTTTCCGCGTCTATCCCTATTGCCGTGATCGCTATCACGCTGGGCCGCAAGTTCTTCAAAACCACCATTCTCGAAAACAACATTATTCAAACAACAGGTTCTGCGGGTGAATCCATTGCCGCAGGCGTGGTATTCACTTTACCGGGATTCCTCTTCCTTTCCGCCAATGAAATGGGCGTAAGCGGCGGGGAGTCCTATTTCGATTACCTGACCATCCTGATACTGGCCATTTTCGGAGGTATCCTGGGCACCCTCATGATGATACCGCTCCGGCGTTCCCTCATTGTGAAAGAGCATGATACCCTTCCCTATCCTGAAGGAACAGCCTGCGGTTCTGTATTGAAAGCAGGTGAAAAAGGCGGGGAGTTTGCCAAAACGGCCTTCATGGGCCTTGGCTTTGCATTGGTATATGCCATCCTGCAAAGGGTATTGCACGTGATCGTGGAAACCCCCACTTTCCTGACCAAACAAGCTAATAAAGTATTCCCTTCCGCCAGGCTGAGTGGAGATATTACACCGGAATACCTGGGGGTGGGTTATATCATCGGGCCGAGGATCGCGGGGGTATTGGTAGCAGGTGGCGTACTTTCCTGGCTCTGCCTCATTCCTTTACTGGCATCTGTAGTACCCGGTGAAGTGATTGCTTCACAATTGGTGAAACTAGGGCTCCTGGCCAGTTTGGACACTCCAGGCGGGAGTGGGAACTGGGACCCTCTTACCCGTACTTTCGGTAATTACTCCGGAGCCATTTACCAGGCATATGTGAAACAGATCGGTGCCGGCGCTGTGGCTGCAGGTGGTATCATTACCCTCATCAAAACCATCCCTACCATTATATCTTCTTTCAAAGACAGTATCGGCTCCCTGAAAGAAAAACAGGAAGGTGGTGCAGAAGTACCAAGAACGGAAAGGGATATCTCTTTCAAGTTCGTGATCTTCGGCAGTCTTGCCCTGATCGTGCTGATGGCATTATTACCACAGATCCCTGGAGAATCTATCTGGAACAAACTCCTGATAGGCCTGCTGGTAGTGATCTTTGGCGCTTTCTTCGTAACCGTGAGCAGCCGCATCGTAGGTTTGATCGGCAGCAGTAATAACCCTATTTCCGGGATGACCATTGCCACCATTATGGGTACCTGCCTGATCTTCATGGCAGTAGGATGGACCGGGAAAGTGTATGAACCCATGGCCCTGGTGGTAGGAGGTATGATCTGTATCGCCGCAGCCAATGCAGGGGCTACTTCACAGGACTTAAAATCAGGATATATCGTTGGCGCCACACCAAAGAACCAGCAAATTGCGTTATTTATCGGCGCGATCGTTTCTTCCCTGGTGATTGGCTGGACGGTGCATATATTGGATACCCCCACCACGGAAATGGTGCAAAATGGCATCCACCACGCCATCGGAACAGAAAAACTGGCGGCTCCACAGGCTACTTTGATGGCCACCCTTATTAAAGGTATCCAGGGTAACAACCTGGATTGGCAGTTTGTGCTGGTAGGCGTGTTCATTGCCATTACACTGGAACTCTGCGGCATAAAATCTTTGTCTTTTGCCGTAGGGGTATATCTTCCACTCGCCACTACTTTGCCTATCTTTGTAGGAGGTGCCATCCGTGGATTGGTAGAATGGAAACAGAAACGCTCTGGTATTAAACAAACTGCTGAAGAAGAGGAACTGGGCAAGGGCAATCTCTTTGCCACAGGGCTTGTAGCAGGAGGTGCAGTTGCCGGGGTACTTGTTGCCGTGTTATCTGTAAATGAAAACGTAGCGGCTTCGCTGCAATCCATCAGTGCGGAACATGGCCTTTCCAATGTGCTAGGCGATGGTGGTTACCAGGTACTGGGTGTACTCTTTTTCGCTGTCATGGGTTATGTGCTGTACCGGATAGGCAGGCAAAAACAGGCGCCAATAGACAATATTTAA